A part of Melittangium boletus DSM 14713 genomic DNA contains:
- a CDS encoding AI-2E family transporter: MTGFDKKRCSNLIFAGLFVLALVLFSRILLPFLMPVLLGGFLVVLFQPLQRRLLGARIRLSPSVCAGVSTLAVFLLILVPLVVVGWMVVREVLGLMEHAQIVLDQVDLRERMTAGLPRGLRRYAEALHGTRTEQALEGAMSNGVLVLSNLLGAGTELIVDLFLMLVAMYYFFLDGRRLWTEGTQLIPMDQRYIQAFAKEFTDVAHAIIYGNTITSLIQGALGMVGLMLARVPHAGVWGAAMAVVAMVPVGGTALVWGPIGGVLLMMGKVNEGIFLLAWGAFVVGSIDNVIRPRLCGSRMALHPLLVFLSMFGGLAVFGMMGLLVGPLIASLFMAMVRIYRRDFLGLRSALPPSSPGLPVPGDSAPAAIPPGVPSAPVPAEA, translated from the coding sequence GTGACGGGGTTCGACAAGAAACGTTGTTCCAATCTTATCTTCGCCGGGCTGTTCGTCCTGGCCCTGGTTCTCTTTTCACGCATCCTGCTGCCCTTCCTGATGCCGGTGTTGCTGGGCGGCTTCCTGGTGGTGCTCTTCCAGCCGCTGCAGCGGCGGCTGCTGGGGGCCCGCATCAGGTTGTCCCCGTCGGTGTGCGCCGGCGTGTCCACGCTGGCCGTCTTCCTGCTCATCCTGGTGCCGCTCGTGGTGGTGGGGTGGATGGTGGTGCGTGAGGTGCTCGGCCTGATGGAGCACGCCCAGATCGTGTTGGATCAAGTGGACCTGCGCGAGCGGATGACGGCGGGACTGCCGCGCGGACTGAGGCGCTACGCGGAGGCCCTGCATGGCACGCGCACGGAGCAGGCGCTGGAGGGGGCGATGTCCAATGGCGTCCTGGTGCTCTCCAACCTGTTGGGAGCGGGCACGGAGCTCATCGTCGATCTGTTCCTGATGCTGGTCGCCATGTACTACTTCTTCCTGGATGGGCGCCGCCTGTGGACCGAGGGCACGCAGCTCATCCCCATGGACCAGCGCTACATCCAGGCGTTCGCCAAGGAGTTCACCGACGTCGCGCACGCCATCATCTATGGCAACACCATCACCTCGCTCATCCAGGGCGCGCTGGGCATGGTGGGGCTGATGCTGGCGCGGGTGCCGCACGCGGGCGTGTGGGGCGCGGCCATGGCGGTGGTGGCGATGGTGCCGGTGGGTGGTACGGCGCTCGTGTGGGGGCCCATTGGTGGGGTGCTGCTCATGATGGGCAAGGTGAACGAGGGCATCTTCCTGCTCGCCTGGGGCGCCTTCGTGGTGGGCAGCATCGACAACGTCATCCGGCCGAGGCTGTGTGGCTCGCGCATGGCGCTGCACCCGCTGCTCGTCTTCCTGTCCATGTTCGGCGGCCTGGCGGTGTTCGGGATGATGGGCCTGCTCGTGGGGCCGCTCATCGCCTCGCTCTTCATGGCCATGGTGCGCATCTACCGCCGGGATTTCCTGGGCCTGCGCTCCGCTCTGCCCCCGTCCAGCCCGGGGCTCCCGGTGCCCGGGGACAGCGCGCCCGCCGCCATTCCCCCGGGAGTGCCCTCCGCGCCCGTGCCCGCTGAAGCCTGA
- a CDS encoding DUF4276 family protein, translated as MKVGLIVEGHGEVRSLPILLRRILRELDPQHHCSILNAHRVSRGLLVKEEGLRPAVELMARKVGPEGRILLLLDADDDLPCQLGPSLLAQARGYRPDRDISVVIATREYEAWFLTAAESLRGRRGLPLDLAPPLHPEGIRDAKKWLGQRKADGYSETVDQPALTGLFDLTAARRSDSFDKLFREVGRLFGLPVPPR; from the coding sequence ATGAAGGTCGGTCTCATCGTCGAGGGTCATGGCGAGGTGCGTTCGCTGCCCATTCTCTTGCGGAGGATTCTTCGAGAGCTGGACCCCCAGCATCACTGCTCCATCTTGAACGCCCACCGCGTTTCACGGGGACTGCTCGTCAAGGAAGAGGGACTGCGTCCCGCGGTCGAGCTCATGGCGCGCAAGGTAGGTCCCGAGGGACGCATCCTTCTCCTGCTCGACGCCGATGATGACCTCCCCTGCCAGCTGGGACCCTCGCTGCTCGCCCAGGCAAGAGGTTACCGGCCAGATCGCGACATCTCGGTGGTCATCGCCACGCGCGAGTACGAAGCCTGGTTCCTCACCGCCGCGGAGTCGCTCCGTGGGCGGCGTGGGCTCCCCCTGGACCTCGCCCCTCCCCTCCATCCCGAGGGTATTCGCGATGCCAAGAAGTGGCTGGGCCAGCGCAAGGCGGACGGCTACAGCGAGACCGTCGATCAGCCCGCGCTGACGGGGTTGTTCGACCTGACCGCGGCGCGGCGCTCGGACTCCTTCGACAAGCTCTTCCGCGAGGTCGGGCGCCTCTTCGGACTCCCCGTTCCGCCCCGGTAG
- a CDS encoding AAA family ATPase, translating to MSSPETPWQPPLSMPGSRVPFLTRVKLRHYRSITACDVGLGPLTFLVGPNGSGKSNFLDALRLVTDALRTSLDHALRDRGGVNEVRQRSSGHPKNFAIHLEFQLPEGAAGHFAFEVGARPHGDHVVLREECVVGAAKYLVREGTVAIKPAPVAPPGSADRLYLVNAAGLAEFRPVFDVLSNMGFYNLNPDKIRALQAPDKGELLARDGFNLSSVLERLEKSDDGSTKRRIEEYLSLIVPGLEGVDSKRVGHMETLEFRQHVAGSEARFPAINMSDGTLRALGILVALLQARAEKDVRVVGIEEPEVALHPAAAGILRDALREGARHAQILVTSHSPELLDDSKVSDQELIAVAAEQGKTLIARLDEATRETLKDRLYTAGELLRANQLTPEPEEVPAPKQLRLFELETP from the coding sequence ATGTCCTCCCCTGAGACTCCCTGGCAGCCCCCCTTGAGCATGCCCGGGAGCCGAGTTCCGTTCCTGACTCGGGTGAAGCTGCGGCACTACCGCAGCATCACGGCCTGTGACGTAGGGCTCGGACCCCTCACGTTTCTCGTGGGGCCCAATGGGTCGGGCAAGAGCAACTTCCTGGATGCCCTGAGACTCGTCACGGACGCCCTGCGGACCTCGCTCGACCACGCCCTCCGTGATCGAGGAGGCGTCAACGAGGTGCGCCAGAGATCGAGCGGCCATCCCAAGAACTTCGCGATTCACCTCGAGTTTCAGCTTCCCGAGGGCGCGGCCGGGCACTTCGCCTTCGAAGTGGGAGCGCGTCCTCATGGAGACCATGTCGTCCTGAGGGAGGAGTGTGTCGTCGGTGCGGCGAAGTACCTCGTGCGGGAAGGCACGGTCGCCATCAAACCCGCTCCCGTCGCGCCGCCTGGCTCTGCCGACCGTCTCTACCTCGTGAATGCCGCGGGTCTGGCGGAGTTCCGTCCCGTCTTCGACGTGCTCTCGAACATGGGGTTCTACAACCTGAACCCGGACAAGATTCGCGCCCTCCAGGCTCCCGACAAGGGAGAACTGCTCGCGCGTGACGGGTTCAACCTGTCCAGTGTGCTCGAACGCCTGGAGAAATCCGACGACGGCAGCACCAAGCGGCGCATCGAGGAGTACCTCAGTCTCATCGTGCCCGGCCTGGAGGGGGTGGACTCCAAGCGCGTCGGACACATGGAAACACTGGAGTTCCGACAGCACGTCGCCGGATCCGAAGCACGATTTCCAGCCATCAACATGTCGGATGGGACCCTGCGTGCGCTGGGGATCCTCGTCGCCCTGCTCCAGGCCCGGGCCGAGAAAGACGTGCGCGTCGTGGGGATCGAAGAGCCAGAGGTCGCCCTGCACCCCGCCGCGGCGGGCATTCTGCGAGACGCCCTGCGCGAGGGTGCACGGCACGCACAGATCCTCGTGACCAGTCACAGTCCCGAACTTCTCGATGATTCCAAGGTCTCCGATCAGGAGCTCATCGCGGTCGCGGCGGAACAGGGCAAGACACTCATCGCTCGGCTCGACGAGGCCACCCGCGAAACACTCAAGGACCGGCTCTATACGGCCGGCGAGTTGTTGAGAGCGAACCAGCTGACCCCGGAGCCCGAGGAGGTTCCCGCTCCCAAGCAGCTTCGGCTCTTCGAGCTGGAGACTCCATGA
- a CDS encoding response regulator transcription factor, whose protein sequence is MIEASESPSPSPIRVLVVEDQTRILKNQLRLLESHHEIEIVGTALSGEAAIEEVPRSQPHVILLDLGLPRMSGIDVTRRVKAEWPQVEILIFTIFDEEDKVLEAVTAGASGYLLKGTPVDKIIEAIKDVRAGGSVIQPNLASRLLRHFRVTPSQTPVPSAPASADASSSAGTDAAPPESALSGDAQEPLLKPLSDRETEILQLIAKGVSNSEAARVLNLSKATIRTHLEHIYRKLEVTNRVEAVTEGIRKGLISV, encoded by the coding sequence ATGATCGAAGCGAGTGAGTCTCCTTCCCCCTCCCCCATCCGTGTCCTCGTCGTCGAGGACCAGACGCGCATCCTCAAGAACCAGCTGCGTCTGCTCGAGAGTCATCACGAGATCGAGATCGTCGGCACCGCGCTGTCCGGCGAGGCGGCCATCGAGGAGGTGCCCCGGAGCCAGCCCCATGTGATCCTCCTGGACTTGGGCCTGCCGCGCATGAGCGGCATCGACGTCACGCGGCGGGTCAAGGCGGAGTGGCCCCAGGTGGAGATCCTCATCTTCACCATCTTCGACGAGGAGGACAAAGTGCTCGAGGCGGTGACGGCCGGCGCCTCGGGCTACCTGCTCAAGGGCACGCCCGTGGACAAGATCATCGAGGCCATCAAGGACGTGCGCGCCGGAGGCTCCGTCATCCAGCCGAACCTGGCGAGCCGGCTGCTGCGCCACTTCCGCGTGACGCCGAGCCAGACGCCCGTGCCCTCGGCGCCCGCGAGCGCCGACGCCTCCAGCTCCGCCGGGACCGACGCGGCCCCGCCCGAGTCCGCCCTCTCCGGGGACGCCCAGGAGCCCCTGCTCAAGCCGCTATCGGACCGCGAGACGGAGATCCTCCAGCTCATCGCCAAGGGCGTGTCCAACAGCGAGGCGGCGCGCGTGCTCAACCTGTCCAAGGCCACCATCCGCACCCACCTGGAGCACATCTACCGCAAGCTCGAGGTCACCAACCGCGTGGAGGCCGTCACGGAGGGCATCCGCAAGGGTCTCATCTCGGTGTGA
- a CDS encoding sensor histidine kinase, whose amino-acid sequence MDPALSLDTPSPESHRRARVREVLERRKLTDNVSAAQAANSWEQERFVTRARALFYARLMFLTLGLLLLAVPSWSFYFGLQGVTAFAGYFAMLLYSVANYLVIDHPKAGRWVTYITLCLDVMIMVVVLAKPQVGGGLQSPLLATQLLFTILFALLYPKPLAITPAVLSLLVIIRLDLLLYREITAIEVLTLLWYLSLTLIIIYVLSYLSEREAIAHREVVELQGDLKEMAVVEERSRLAREIHDGLGASLSSMIIQSEYILGMAKDGALQAEIQELKATAEESIEELRRSLQMMREDFELTQGLEDYVKTYAARTQMDIRFERTGLPRKLSPDAQLALFRILQECLSNALKHAAPTQVHVRLDYDDSRVELLVRDDGKGFDPQRTPRGHYGLLNMRERSMKLGATLLVDSAPGNGTRVSFSLPALS is encoded by the coding sequence ATGGATCCCGCCCTGTCCCTCGACACCCCCAGCCCCGAGTCGCACCGGCGCGCCCGCGTGCGCGAAGTGCTCGAGCGGCGAAAGCTCACGGACAACGTCTCGGCCGCGCAGGCCGCGAACTCCTGGGAGCAGGAGCGCTTCGTCACCCGGGCCCGCGCTCTCTTCTACGCGCGGCTCATGTTCCTCACCCTGGGCCTGCTGCTGCTCGCGGTGCCCAGCTGGTCCTTCTACTTCGGCCTGCAGGGCGTCACCGCGTTCGCCGGCTACTTCGCGATGCTGCTCTACAGCGTCGCCAACTACCTGGTCATCGACCACCCCAAGGCCGGCCGGTGGGTGACGTACATCACCCTCTGCCTGGACGTGATGATCATGGTGGTGGTGCTCGCCAAACCCCAGGTGGGCGGAGGCCTGCAAAGCCCTCTCCTGGCGACGCAGCTGCTCTTCACCATCCTCTTCGCCCTCCTCTACCCCAAGCCCCTGGCGATCACGCCCGCGGTGCTGTCGCTGCTCGTCATCATCCGGTTGGATCTGCTGCTCTACCGGGAGATCACCGCCATCGAGGTGCTCACCCTCCTGTGGTACCTGTCGCTCACGCTCATCATCATCTACGTGCTGTCGTACCTGAGCGAGCGCGAGGCGATCGCCCACCGCGAGGTGGTGGAGCTCCAGGGAGACCTCAAGGAGATGGCCGTGGTGGAGGAGCGCAGCCGGCTCGCCCGGGAGATCCACGACGGCCTGGGCGCCTCGCTCTCCTCGATGATCATCCAGTCCGAGTACATCCTGGGCATGGCCAAGGACGGCGCATTGCAGGCGGAGATCCAGGAGCTCAAGGCCACGGCCGAGGAGTCCATCGAGGAGCTGCGCCGCAGCCTGCAGATGATGCGCGAGGACTTCGAGCTGACCCAGGGACTCGAGGACTACGTGAAGACGTACGCCGCGCGCACCCAGATGGACATCCGCTTCGAGCGCACGGGCCTGCCGCGCAAGCTCTCCCCGGATGCCCAGCTCGCCCTCTTCCGAATCCTCCAGGAGTGCCTGTCCAACGCCCTCAAGCACGCCGCGCCCACCCAGGTGCACGTGCGGCTGGACTACGACGACTCCCGGGTGGAACTGCTCGTGCGCGATGACGGCAAGGGGTTCGATCCCCAGCGCACACCCCGTGGTCACTACGGTCTGCTCAACATGCGCGAGCGCTCCATGAAGCTCGGCGCCACCCTCCTCGTGGACTCGGCGCCCGGCAACGGCACCCGCGTCTCCTTCTCCCTACCGGCCCTCTCATGA
- a CDS encoding HesA/MoeB/ThiF family protein gives MRVRNGVSARVLVVGAGGLGCPASLALARAGVGQLTLVDPDRVDVTNLHRQLWHRPSDVGRHKVESAADGLRRAFPASRVETLVGRVDADNAAALFQAHDAVVDATDGTATKLFLSDVAVATRVPLVYGGVLRMQGQAMRVVPGGPCLRCLYEEAPSPDAVPTCAQAGVLGPMAGLVGALQAALLLECLEGGASDTSGEAVLHVLDGATLRGRQVRVRRVPDCEGCARPRTPVFPEESERCTR, from the coding sequence GTGCGCGTGCGAAACGGGGTGTCGGCGAGGGTGTTGGTGGTGGGGGCGGGAGGCTTGGGGTGCCCGGCCTCGTTGGCGCTCGCGCGAGCGGGCGTGGGCCAGTTGACGCTGGTGGACCCGGACCGGGTGGACGTGACGAACCTCCACCGGCAATTGTGGCATCGCCCCTCGGATGTGGGCCGGCACAAGGTGGAATCGGCGGCGGACGGACTGCGGCGCGCCTTTCCGGCCTCGAGGGTGGAGACGCTCGTGGGGCGGGTGGACGCGGACAACGCCGCCGCCTTGTTCCAGGCCCATGACGCCGTGGTGGACGCCACCGACGGCACGGCCACCAAGCTCTTCCTGTCGGACGTGGCGGTGGCCACGCGGGTGCCGCTCGTCTACGGCGGGGTGTTGCGGATGCAGGGCCAGGCGATGCGCGTGGTGCCCGGCGGGCCCTGCCTGCGCTGCCTATATGAGGAGGCGCCCTCGCCGGACGCGGTGCCCACGTGCGCGCAGGCGGGCGTGCTGGGCCCCATGGCGGGGCTGGTGGGCGCGTTGCAGGCCGCGTTGCTCCTGGAGTGTCTGGAGGGAGGTGCGTCCGACACGTCTGGCGAGGCCGTCCTGCACGTGCTCGATGGCGCCACCCTGCGCGGCCGACAGGTGCGCGTGCGCCGGGTCCCCGATTGCGAGGGCTGCGCCCGTCCTCGCACCCCCGTCTTTCCCGAGGAGTCCGAGCGATGCACGAGGTGA
- a CDS encoding sulfurtransferase TusA family protein yields MHEVTRTVDITREVCPMTYVRTKLALEALGAGAVLEVWLKGEEPLKNVPRSAREDGHEVLALEPRGDGTHRLLLRKQEGH; encoded by the coding sequence ATGCACGAGGTGACGCGGACCGTGGACATCACCCGCGAGGTCTGCCCGATGACGTACGTGCGCACCAAGCTCGCGCTGGAGGCGCTGGGCGCGGGCGCGGTGTTGGAGGTGTGGCTCAAGGGGGAAGAGCCCTTGAAGAACGTGCCGCGCAGCGCGCGCGAGGACGGCCACGAAGTGCTCGCGCTGGAGCCGCGGGGGGATGGCACCCACCGGTTGTTGCTGCGCAAGCAGGAAGGACACTGA
- a CDS encoding ubiquitin-like small modifier protein 1, producing MATVRIPTAMRSLAGNQGEVRVAGATVGEVLNNLGRAHPGLGARVLDDQGAVRRYVNVFLNDEDIRFLKELDTPVADADRLTLIPAMAGG from the coding sequence ATGGCCACGGTCCGTATTCCCACCGCCATGAGAAGCCTCGCGGGCAACCAGGGCGAGGTGCGCGTCGCGGGCGCCACGGTGGGCGAGGTGTTGAACAACCTGGGCCGGGCGCACCCGGGCCTGGGCGCGCGCGTGCTCGATGACCAGGGCGCGGTGCGGCGCTACGTGAACGTGTTCCTCAACGACGAGGACATCCGCTTCCTGAAGGAGTTGGACACGCCCGTGGCCGACGCGGACCGCCTCACCCTCATTCCAGCCATGGCGGGAGGTTAG
- a CDS encoding HesA/MoeB/ThiF family protein, which yields MALSEENILRYSRQILLREVGGRGQERLLAGGVRLGASGGAGLTAAAYLAAGGTAVVADARPLMPGAEGFLVPAEQEGEPAADVLARALPEFNPDALAARGTGLLAEVPATWDGEGPWVALGGEGPRGVAVFRAPGGCGGCFEATVAELGPPPGGVLGVGLGALGALVLQRLLLGLGPSLGACGWEAPGVLTERTVRRCGRCG from the coding sequence GTGGCCCTGAGCGAGGAGAACATCCTCCGGTATTCGCGGCAGATCCTCCTGCGCGAGGTGGGCGGTCGCGGCCAGGAGCGTCTGCTCGCGGGAGGGGTGCGGCTGGGTGCCTCGGGCGGGGCGGGATTGACGGCCGCGGCGTACCTGGCGGCCGGTGGTACGGCGGTGGTGGCGGACGCGCGGCCGCTGATGCCCGGGGCGGAGGGCTTCCTCGTTCCGGCGGAGCAGGAGGGCGAGCCCGCGGCGGACGTGCTCGCGCGGGCCCTGCCGGAGTTCAACCCGGACGCGCTCGCGGCGCGCGGGACAGGCCTCCTGGCGGAGGTTCCCGCGACGTGGGATGGCGAGGGCCCTTGGGTGGCGCTGGGCGGGGAGGGACCGCGCGGCGTGGCCGTCTTCCGCGCTCCAGGGGGTTGTGGGGGCTGCTTCGAGGCCACGGTGGCGGAGCTGGGTCCTCCTCCCGGAGGGGTGCTGGGGGTAGGCCTGGGCGCGCTCGGAGCGCTGGTGCTGCAGCGGTTGTTGCTCGGGCTCGGGCCGTCGTTGGGCGCCTGTGGGTGGGAGGCCCCGGGCGTGCTGACGGAGAGGACGGTACGGCGCTGTGGCCGGTGCGGCTGA
- a CDS encoding Mov34/MPN/PAD-1 family protein, whose amino-acid sequence MPSWSEALDEVVRHLESAWPLEGCGVLLRVGPRGPWRCRPLRNALDARAARTAYAFEPREWLGVLQEADTQGEQVACVFHSHVEGGPGFSAEDRRQAAPGGQPLLPGVSYLVMAIPSGRVRAAELVQWDGHDFRGHPLPGRFFSRQPAEIP is encoded by the coding sequence ATGCCCTCCTGGAGCGAGGCGCTGGACGAGGTCGTCCGGCATCTGGAGTCCGCCTGGCCCCTGGAAGGCTGTGGGGTGTTGCTGCGTGTGGGTCCGCGCGGACCCTGGCGTTGCCGTCCCCTGCGCAACGCCCTGGATGCGCGCGCCGCCCGGACGGCCTACGCCTTCGAGCCCCGCGAGTGGCTGGGTGTCCTCCAGGAGGCCGACACCCAGGGTGAGCAGGTCGCATGTGTGTTCCACTCCCACGTGGAGGGAGGCCCGGGTTTTTCCGCGGAGGATCGGCGCCAGGCCGCGCCCGGGGGTCAACCCCTCCTGCCCGGGGTGTCCTACCTCGTGATGGCGATCCCCTCCGGGCGGGTCCGCGCCGCGGAACTCGTCCAATGGGACGGGCATGATTTTCGGGGACACCCCCTCCCGGGACGCTTTTTTTCGCGCCAACCGGCGGAAATCCCTTGA
- the cysC gene encoding adenylyl-sulfate kinase: MAQTLGFTVWLTGMSGTGKSTMAAYIAARLRQVDRNVEILDENEVGNELWQGLGDSKDERMTIVRRLGYVAGLLTRNNVAVLVPCVSPYKAGREDNRRSVGRYIEVYVDCPTEKLIERDGTGRYKKALGGEIPNFIGITEPYEPPASAEVVIHSDQESVEEGAGKIFQSLLDLGYVTADELKIITGKKMKAQPPTKTAVTRVSSAKPPKAAAKTSKAAAKPSKAAAKTPKAAKEGKGAKARPAARAARVAKPSSKKASAKRKAR, from the coding sequence ATGGCGCAGACGCTTGGTTTTACCGTGTGGCTGACCGGCATGTCCGGCACTGGCAAGAGTACGATGGCCGCCTACATCGCGGCCCGGCTCCGCCAGGTGGACCGCAACGTCGAGATCCTGGACGAGAACGAGGTCGGCAACGAGCTGTGGCAGGGCCTGGGTGACAGCAAGGACGAGCGCATGACGATCGTCCGCCGGCTGGGCTACGTGGCCGGACTGCTCACCCGCAACAACGTGGCGGTGCTGGTGCCCTGTGTGAGCCCGTACAAGGCGGGCCGCGAGGACAACCGCCGCTCGGTGGGCCGCTACATCGAGGTCTACGTGGACTGTCCGACCGAGAAGCTCATCGAGCGCGATGGCACGGGCCGTTATAAGAAGGCGCTCGGGGGGGAGATCCCCAACTTCATCGGCATCACCGAGCCGTATGAGCCACCCGCGTCCGCCGAGGTGGTCATCCACTCGGACCAGGAGAGCGTGGAGGAGGGGGCCGGGAAGATCTTCCAGTCCCTGCTGGACCTGGGCTACGTGACGGCCGACGAGCTGAAGATCATCACCGGCAAGAAGATGAAGGCCCAGCCGCCCACGAAGACGGCCGTGACGCGGGTGTCCTCGGCCAAGCCTCCCAAGGCGGCGGCCAAGACGTCCAAGGCGGCGGCCAAGCCTTCCAAGGCGGCGGCCAAGACGCCCAAGGCCGCCAAGGAGGGCAAGGGCGCCAAGGCCCGTCCCGCCGCCCGGGCGGCGCGGGTCGCCAAGCCGTCGTCCAAGAAGGCCTCGGCCAAGCGCAAGGCCCGCTAG
- the larE gene encoding ATP-dependent sacrificial sulfur transferase LarE — MLTPERIQALCDSSRPKLEAMRAQLRAHGSALVAFSGGVDSTFVLKIAVEELGERALALTALSASVAPEEEKEARELAQRLGARHVVVSSDELANPQYAANPTNRCYFCKTELYDLCEAQRRERGIEVVLDGFNADDFKDHRPGHKAAQEHAVRSPLALAGLTKEEIRAWSHALGLPTWDKPQMACLASRIPYGTSVTRERLFQIAGAESELRKHGFRQFRVRYHQEVARIELAAEEYERFLSAELRRQVDAAFKALGFKFVALDLEPFRSGRMNDAAGIQKPSADVHPLPVVS; from the coding sequence ATGCTGACCCCCGAGCGCATCCAGGCCCTGTGTGACTCCTCCCGCCCCAAGTTGGAGGCGATGCGCGCGCAACTCCGTGCCCATGGCTCGGCGCTGGTGGCGTTCTCCGGGGGTGTTGACTCCACCTTCGTGTTGAAGATCGCCGTGGAGGAGCTGGGCGAGCGGGCCCTGGCGCTCACGGCGCTGTCGGCCTCGGTCGCGCCGGAGGAGGAGAAGGAGGCGCGGGAGCTGGCCCAGCGCCTCGGCGCCCGGCACGTGGTGGTATCGAGCGACGAGCTGGCCAACCCCCAGTACGCGGCCAACCCCACCAACCGCTGCTACTTCTGCAAGACGGAGCTGTACGACCTCTGCGAGGCCCAGCGCCGGGAGCGGGGAATCGAGGTGGTGCTGGACGGCTTCAACGCGGATGACTTCAAGGATCACCGTCCGGGACACAAGGCCGCCCAGGAGCACGCGGTGCGCTCGCCCCTGGCGCTCGCGGGGCTGACGAAGGAGGAGATCCGCGCCTGGAGCCATGCCCTCGGCCTACCCACGTGGGACAAGCCCCAGATGGCGTGCCTGGCGTCGCGCATCCCCTATGGCACCTCGGTGACGCGCGAGCGCCTCTTCCAGATCGCCGGGGCCGAGTCCGAGCTGCGCAAGCACGGCTTCCGCCAGTTCCGCGTGCGCTACCACCAGGAGGTGGCGCGGATCGAACTGGCGGCCGAGGAGTACGAGCGCTTCCTGTCCGCCGAGCTGCGGCGCCAGGTGGATGCCGCCTTCAAGGCGCTGGGCTTCAAGTTCGTGGCGTTGGACCTCGAGCCCTTCCGCTCGGGCCGGATGAACGACGCGGCCGGCATCCAGAAGCCCTCGGCCGACGTCCACCCCCTGCCCGTCGTGAGTTGA
- a CDS encoding ribbon-helix-helix domain-containing protein, with amino-acid sequence MDMNPRLTSVVFRLNREKLDALKELSRSTRIRQSEYLREAISDLLTKYEERLVD; translated from the coding sequence ATGGACATGAATCCTCGCCTCACCTCGGTGGTGTTCCGTCTCAACCGCGAGAAGCTGGACGCCCTGAAGGAGTTGTCGCGCTCGACGCGCATCCGCCAGAGCGAGTACCTGCGCGAGGCCATCTCCGACCTGCTCACCAAGTACGAGGAGCGTCTGGTCGACTGA
- a CDS encoding tRNA pseudouridine synthase A: MFKGFQRQPDGLTVQEALENAMRHAGVPSSLMPAGRTDRGVHARMQVASVRLPPGYSAETLSERLPALLPPGLGLCVARRAPEGFHSQWSATGKEYRYRFQLGGEVPAAWKPFVMDLGLEPRLEGRRPTPERIAEVLGAAVGRRDFQAFHENSSPRKPRTLESATLHALGGGLFEARLRGDGFGRYQVRYLVGSALLTAAGGLSEEHYRAALDSGTSIPGLKAPAQGLVLWEVRYPLDKEPFPPDERQRPPGLPALPPFLAETQVDTKVA; this comes from the coding sequence TTGTTCAAGGGATTCCAGCGGCAGCCGGACGGGCTCACCGTCCAGGAAGCCTTGGAGAACGCCATGCGGCACGCGGGGGTCCCCTCCTCCCTCATGCCCGCCGGGCGGACCGACCGGGGTGTCCATGCCCGGATGCAGGTGGCCAGTGTCCGGCTCCCTCCGGGCTATAGTGCGGAGACACTGTCCGAGCGGCTGCCCGCCCTCCTGCCCCCCGGCCTGGGGTTGTGCGTGGCCCGGCGAGCCCCCGAGGGATTCCACTCCCAGTGGAGCGCCACGGGGAAGGAGTATCGCTACCGTTTCCAACTCGGGGGTGAGGTCCCCGCGGCCTGGAAGCCCTTCGTGATGGACCTCGGACTCGAGCCCCGATTGGAGGGACGCAGGCCCACGCCCGAACGGATAGCGGAAGTGCTCGGCGCCGCGGTGGGCCGCCGCGACTTCCAGGCGTTCCACGAGAACTCCAGCCCACGCAAGCCGCGCACCCTGGAGTCAGCCACCCTGCATGCGTTGGGAGGTGGGCTCTTCGAGGCCCGTCTCCGGGGAGATGGCTTCGGCCGCTACCAGGTGCGCTACCTCGTGGGCTCCGCCCTGCTCACGGCCGCTGGCGGACTCTCCGAGGAGCACTACCGCGCCGCGCTCGACTCGGGGACGTCCATCCCGGGGCTCAAGGCGCCCGCCCAGGGACTCGTGCTCTGGGAGGTGCGCTATCCCCTCGACAAGGAGCCGTTTCCTCCCGATGAAAGGCAACGGCCTCCGGGACTCCCCGCCCTTCCGCCCTTCCTCGCCGAAACCCAGGTGGACACGAAGGTCGCCTGA